Sequence from the Syntrophorhabdus sp. genome:
TTCCGCCTTGTCGGCAACGACGCAGTCGACGGGCAGGAGGATCTTCACGTTCTTCGCCCCCGCCTTGTCCATGATGCTCTTCGCCTTGTCGAGCATATCGTTCTCGCAGATGGACCTGCCGATCTCAAGACCCCTTGCCTTGAGAAAGGTGAAGGCCATCCCGCCGCCGATTATGAGCATGTTGACGGTATCGACGAGGTTTTCGAGGACACCGATCTTGTCCGAGACCTTCGCGCCGCCGATGATGGCCGCAAGCGGCCGGGCCGGGTCCTTCATTGCCTTGTTGAAATAATCGATCTCATCCTTCAGAAGGAACCCTGCCGCGCATGCCTTCACGGCCTGGGTGATGGCCGAATTGGATGCGGCCTTCCTGTGAGCGACGGCAAAGGCATCGTCTATGTAGACGTCGCACAGTTTCGCGAGCTCCGCGGCAAAGGCGGGATCGTTCTTCTCATCGCCGATGTGAAACCGAAGGTTCTCGAGGAGGATGACATCGCCGGGTTTCATCGAAGCCACCGCGCCTCCCGCCTTCTCGCCCACGCAGTCGTCGACGAAGGGGACCTCTTTCCCGAGGAGGCCCGAAAGAGCGGCCGCGCAGGGCTTTAACGTCAGTTTGTCCACCCTCTGACCCTTCGGCCTGCCCATATGGGATATGAGGACCAGCTTTGCGCCTTTCTCCATGCAGTAGCGGATGGAGCGAAGGTGGGCCCTGATCCTCGTCGTGTCGGTAATGTTGCCGTTCGCGTCGACGGGCACATTGAAGTCAACGCGCATGAGCACCCTCTTTCCAGCAATGTCAACTTTGTCAATAGAATTCATTTGTTACCCCTTCCTGTTTCCTTA
This genomic interval carries:
- a CDS encoding phosphoglycerate kinase, whose protein sequence is MNSIDKVDIAGKRVLMRVDFNVPVDANGNITDTTRIRAHLRSIRYCMEKGAKLVLISHMGRPKGQRVDKLTLKPCAAALSGLLGKEVPFVDDCVGEKAGGAVASMKPGDVILLENLRFHIGDEKNDPAFAAELAKLCDVYIDDAFAVAHRKAASNSAITQAVKACAAGFLLKDEIDYFNKAMKDPARPLAAIIGGAKVSDKIGVLENLVDTVNMLIIGGGMAFTFLKARGLEIGRSICENDMLDKAKSIMDKAGAKNVKILLPVDCVVADKAEAGAATNIVAVEKIPQDALGLDIGPETAKIFGNAVKEAKTIVWNGPMGMFELDAFSKGTFGLAKDVADSGALSIIGGGDTDSAVHKAGVSDRISYISTGGGAFLELLEGKTMPAVEALESCGG